A single Pristis pectinata isolate sPriPec2 chromosome 6, sPriPec2.1.pri, whole genome shotgun sequence DNA region contains:
- the LOC127571285 gene encoding WD repeat-containing protein 44-like, with translation MFYDVSPAASPKKIIISTKDKINNEAQKHEDFSFEQDHKDEVLDQPEGEDQQKNRLKAETSETVKEENSLKSDGVALSVLAEADLLSNISGLLNIDQPLCAKPKNLTEQSSSDVKTEQTEVLPDTETALPSLETFSVVSCNDGDAASTNVNTVCLDKSSGDCNSPSQQPSEEVKGDKADILEHVSRDRFALEDVFMAEQLQHPKPLRQITVEPDIVASTKKPTPIRPPPPGSSIPPPRPPPSVRPAPPPRKKKSESPLDVHSPLGLEGPTDPEASIGLVSPNTAVENLTKELQHSLDLASGTSGDKVVTAQENGKGTGELTSGVPETEELGPQRPRSNPGRELTDEEILASVMVKNLDTGEEITLNMAEEKLPKGLNPLTLHIMRRTKEYVSNDAAQSDDEEKIQPAQTEQDGHKIKQKTNQLKKFLGKSVKRAKHLAEEYGEKAVNKVKSVRDEVFHIDQDDASSSDDEGMPYTRPVKFKAAHSFKGPFDFDQIKMVQDLSGEHMGAVWTMKFSHCGRLLATVGQDKVVRKWVLKNAWDYFNNMRIKYNTEGRVSPSPSQESLSSSKSDTDTAYSGTEDSDPEDKNAPFRQHPFCKYKGHTADLLDLSWSKNYFLLSSSMDKTVRLWHISRNPRV, from the exons atgttctACGATGTGTCACCGGCCGCGTCACCAAAAAAGATCATTATCTCAACAAAGGATAAAATAAACAATGAAGCACAAAAACATGAAGATTTTTCATTTGAACAGGATCATAAAGACGAGGTTCTTGACCAACCAGAGGGAGAAGACCAACAGAAGAACAGGCTAAAAGCTGAAACCTCAGAAACTGTTAAAGAGGAGAACAGTTTAAAATCTGATGGggttgcactttctgttttagctGAAGCTGATCTGCTCAGCAACATTTCCGGGCTTTTGAACATTGATCAGCCATTATGTGCAAAGCCAAAGAATTTAACAGAGCAAAGCAGCTCTGATGTAAAGACTGAGCAGACAGAAGTTCTGCCAGATACTGAGACAGCTCTGCCATCTTTAGAAACATTCTCAGTGGTGTCATGTAATGATGGGGATGCAGCATCAACAAATGTTAATACAGTGTGTCTGGATAAATCCAGTGGGGACTGCAATTCACCTTCTCAACAGCCATCAGAGGAGGTCAAAGGAGACAAAGCAGACATTTTGGAACATGTTTCTAGAGATCGCTTTGCTTTGGAAGATGTGTTTATGGCTGAACAGTTACAACATCCAAAACCACTAAGGCAGATAACTGTGGAACCTGACATAGTAGCTAGCACCAAGAAACCTACACCAATACGACCTCCACCACCAGGATCAAGTATTCCTCCACCACGACCACCACCATCTGTGCGACCTGCTCCCCCTCCTCGAAAAAAGAAAAGTGAATCTCCCTTAGATGTGCACAGTCCTTTAGGCCTAGAAGGTCCTACGGATCCTGAGGCATCTATCGGACTTGTAAGTCCCAATACAGCTGTAGAGAATCTAACCAAAGAACTGCAACATTCTTTAGATCTTGCAAGTGGAACTAGTGGGGACAAAGTTGTTACTGCACAAGAAAATGGAAAAGGGACTGGAGAGTTGACATCGGGTGTTCCTGAAACTGAAGAGTTGGGACCTCAAAGACCAAGGTCAAACCCAGGGCGAGAACTTACAGATGAGGAAATTCTAGCAAGTGTAATGGTGAAAAATCTGGATACAGGGGAAGAGATCACTCTCAATATGGCTGAGGAGAAACTTCCTAAAGGTCTTAACCCATTGACATTACATATTATGCGTCGGACAAAGGAGTATGTAAGCAATGATGCTGCACAGTCAGATGATGAAGAGAAGATCCAACCTGCTCAGACTGAGCAAGATGGCcataaaatcaaacagaaaacTAATCAATTAAAGAAGTTTTTGGGAAAATCAGTGAAGAGAGCAAAGCATCTTGCTGAAGAGTATGGTGAAAAAGCTGTAAATAAAGTTAAGAGTGTCCGAGATGAAGTGTTTCATATCGACCAAGATGATGCTTCTTCGAGTGATGATGAGGGTATGCCTTACACAAGACCTGTCAAGTTTAAAGCAGCGCACAGTTTCAAAGGGCCTTTTGACTTTGATCAGATTAAAATGGTCCAAGATCTAAGTGGAGAACACATGGGAGCTGTGTGGACAATGAAGTTTTCACACTGTGGTCGATTACTTGCAACAGTTGGTCAAGACAAAGTTGTGCGGAAATGGGTTTTAAAGAATGCTTGGGACTACTTCAACAATATGAGAATAAAATACAACACTGAAGGTCGTGTGTCACCATCACCCTCACAAGAAAGCCTGAGTTCTTCAAAATCTGACACTGACACAGCATACAGTGGAACTGAGGATTCTGATCCTGAAGACAAAAATGCACCTTTTAGGCAGCACCCATTTTGTAAATACAAGGGACATACTGCAGATCTTTTGGATCTCTCCTGGTCAAAGAACTACTTTCTGCTGTCATCTTCCATGGACAAAACAGTCCGTTTGTGGCATATATCAAgg aaccctcgGGTGTAG